The sequence below is a genomic window from Sandaracinaceae bacterium.
TCGAGGATTCATCATGGGGGAGCCGACGCACCACCTGCTCCATCTCGCGAGCATCGTGGAGGCCAGCGACGACGCGATCGTGAGCCAGGACCTCGAGGGCCGCGTCAAGACCTGGAATCGCGGGGCGGAGCGGCTGTTCGGGTACACCGCGGACGAGATCGTCGGGGAGATGCTGACGCGCGTGGTGCCTCCGGAGTGCATGGAAGAGCTCCGAGAGATCCTGCGCGAGGTCCGGGAGGGGCGCTCGGTGCTGCGGCGCGAGACCGTCCGGCTGCGCAAGGACGGCTCCCGCGTCCGCGTCGCGCTCACGGTGTCGCCGCTCATCACCGACGGGACAGTTGTCGGTGTGTCCGGGATCGTCCGGGACGTCACCGAGCTGCATCGGCAGCGCACACGCCAGGCCCTGCTCGCCCGGGCGAGCGCGACCCTCGGTTCGTCGCTCCGCTGGGAGGAGAGCCTCACCGAGGTCGTCACGTTCATCGCCGAGTGGTTCCGGGGCTGGTGCCTCGTGTCGCTGAGGCGCGGCGAGGAGGTCCATCACGTGGCGGTCGCCCACGCCGACCCCGCGCGGACGGCGGCCGTGCGGTCGCTGGCCTCTCGGCTGGTCTCGCCCCTCGATGCCCCTTCGGGGATCGGGTGCGTGGTGCGCACCGGCGAGCCCGAGTATCTCCCCCACATCCCCGAAGAGGAGGTCGAAGCGCGCCTCGGCGAGGGCCGCGACGTGGATCTCGTTCGACAGCTGAAGCTGCGCGCCATGCTGATCGTCCCGCTCTCCTGGGGCGAGACGGTCCACGGCGCGCTCAGCTTGCTGTCGGACGCCGAGAGCGAGCGCCTCTCCGAGGAGGACATCGGCCTGACCCGCGAGCTGGCGTTCCACATCTCGGCCGCCATTCGCAACGGCGAGCTGTATCGCGAGGCCGAAGCGGAGCGGCGGCGGACGCGCGCGCTCCTCGAGAGCATCGGGCACGGCGTCTATGGCGTCGACCTCGAGGGGCGCGCCACCTTCATGAACGAGACCGGGGCGGCGCTGCTGGGCTTCGAGAGCCCGGAGGAGGTGATCGGCCGTGAGATGCACGGGCTGATCCACCATCACCGTGTGGACGGGTCGGTCTACCCGCTCGAGGACTGCCCGATCCACCGCGCGTTTCGCTCGGGTGAGGCGGTCCGGGTCGAGCACGAGGCGCTCTTCCGCGCTGACGGGACCGCCTTCCCCTGTGAGTACTGGTCCTCCCCCGTGTTCGGCGACGACGCCGAGATCCAGGGTGCCGTGGTGAGCTTCACCGACATCACGGAGCGACGGGCGCGGGAGGACCTGCTCGGACAGCACGCGCGACGCCTGCAGAACCTCTGGGACATCGACCAGGCGATCCTCGCCGCGCGGGACCCGCGAGAGATCGCCGACGCCACCGCCTCGCGGCTCACGGAGCTGCTCGAGCGCGCCGACTGCGTCGCGGTCCTCGACTGCGTGGACGACCGGTGCGTTCAGCTGGCGACGCGCCTCCGGGGTGCCGGGGAGCCGCCCGCGCTGCCACCGTCGCCGGCGCCCGAAGGGTTGCACGCCGGGCGGTCGCTCGAGCTCGAAGATCGGCTCGACGCGCGGGGCGATCCCCTCTCCGACGCGCTGGCCCAGCTGGGGATGCGCGCCGCGCTGATCTCGCCCGCGAGCGCGGGGGAGACGATGGAGGGGGTGCTGGTGATCGCCTCCGCCCGCCCGGGCGCCTTCGCGCCCTCCGACCGGGCTATCGCCTCCGAGGTCTCGTCGCAGCTGGCGATCGCGCTCTCCCAGACGCGCCTGCGGCTGGCGCTCGAGCGGCAGAACGAAGAGCTCGAGGCGCGCGTGGAGGAGCGCACGCGGACCATCGAGGAGCGGAACGCGGAGCTGGAGTCGTTCGCGTACAGCGTCTCGCACGACCTGCGCGCGCCGCTCCGCGCGATGGGAGGGTTCAGCAAGGCGCTGCTCGAGGACTACGGCGACGCGCTGGACGAAGACGGCAGAGACTACGCGGAGCGCGTCGTGGGCGCCGCCGCGCGCATGGACGAGCTCATCCAGGACCTGCTGGCCTACAGTCGGGTGGCGCGCGGGGAGATCGAGCACGCCGACACGGACCTCGACGACGTGGTGGCCTCCGCGGCCACTCAGCTCGAGGCGCAGCTCGGGGCGCGCGACGCGGAGCTCGTGGTCGAACGCCCACTCGGTCGGGTCTGGGGGCATCGCGCGAGCCTCGCGCAGGTGTTCAGCAACCTGATCGCCAACGCCGTGAAGTTCGTGCCCGCGGAGCGGCGCCCTCGCGTCCGGATCGCGTCCGAACGCACGGAGGCGGGCGTCGAGGTCTGCGTCGAGGACAACGGCATCGGCATCGCGCCAGAGCACACCGAGCGCATCTTCCGGGTCTTCGAGCGACTACACGGCCGAGAGGCCTACGAAGGCACGGGCGTCGGGCTGGCCATCGTCCGCAAGATCATGGAGCGATCGGGTGGGGAGGTGCGGGTCGTCTCGGAGCTCGGCCGAGGCAGCCGCTTCATCCTCACCCTGCCACCCGCGGAGAGATCGGAGTGACACAAACCATCCTGCTCGTCGAGGATGACGAGAACGACATCATCCTCATCAAGCGCGCGTTCAAGCGGCACCGGATCGCGAACTCCGTGGAGGTCGCGAAGGACGGGGACGCGGCGGTCGCGTGGCTCACCCGCGCGGAGGAGGCGGGCACGCCGCCTTGCCTGGTGCTCCTCGACCTGAAGCTCCCGCGCCGGTCCGGCCTCGAGGTCCTCGAGTGGATGCGGAGCCGCGACGCGCTCCGGCGGGTGCCGGCCGTGATGCTCACCTCCTCGGCCGAGGAGCGCGACATCGACCGCGCCTACGACCTCCACGCGAACTCCTACCTGGTCAAGCCCGTGGACTTCGACGGCCTGGTCGAGGTCGCGAAGGCCCTGGAGATGTACTGGCTGATCCTCAACACACCGCCTGGCGGGAAGCGGCCGGGCGAGGCGTGAGCGCTCCGACGGAACACGTCCGCGTCCTCCTCGTGGAGGACGACGCGGACGACGCGAAGCTCCTCGCGCGGGCGCTCGCCCGCAACGGCATGGAGCTGTCGCTGCAGCGGGTCGAGACGCTGCGGGATCTCGAGGCACAGCTCGAGGCGTCGCGACCCGAGATCGTGCTGTCGGACTTCAGGCTGGCCGGCTTCGACGCTGGCGACGTGATCCGCGTGGTGCGCGGCGTGGACGAGCGGCTCCCCATCATCGTGGTCTCGGGGACCATCGGGGAGGAGAAGGCCGTCGACCTGCTGCGAGACGGCGCCGACGACTTCGTCATCAAGGGGAGCTGGGCTCGACTGGTCCCGGCGATGCGCCGAGAGCTCCGCAAGGCGCGCGAACGCCGGGAGGGGGAGCGCCTGAAGGAGGAGCTCCGCGCGCGGGAGCTGCGGCTCGAGACGTTCGTGAGTCAGGTGCCGGCGATCTTGTGGACGGTCGACGAGGAGCTCCGCTTCCAGTTCGCGGTCGGCGGCGCCCAATCGAACCCGGGTGGGGCCGCGCGGGGCAGCTCCCTGGACCAGCTCGTCACCCCCGAGGAGGTCGAGACGGTGATGGCGGCCCATCGCCGCGCCCTGCATGGGGAGCGCGTCTCCTATCGCTTCAGCCACAACGATCGGGTGTTCGACGCGCACGTCCAGCCGCTGACCGACGGGCGAGGGCGCAGGGCCGGGGTCATCGGCGTCGCGCTGGACGTCACCGCGCGGGTTCACGCCGAGCGCGCGCTGGAGCGGGAGCAGCGGGCCTCGGCGCTCCTCCAGGAGACGGCCTCGGCGGCGAACGCGGCGAGCACGGTCCGGGAGGTCCTGCCCATCGCGCTGGAGATCGCGTGTCGCCACACCGGCTGGGAGTTCGGACACGTGCTCGTGGTCACGGAGGACGAGCAGACCCTGGTGTCGAGCGGCGTCGTGCACCCCCCCGACGCGAGCCCGGAGTTCGCCGAGGTCTGCCTGCGAATCAGGTTCGGGTTCGGCCAAGGGCTCATCGGCACCGTCGCCGCCACCCGTGAGCCGCTCTGGTGGGTCCGACCCGACGCCGAAAAAGGCTACCTCCGCGGGCGCGAGGTCGACGACGCCGGGTTCCGCGCCACGGTGGCCACCCCCATCCTGGTCGGAGACCGGGTCGTGGCGGTGATGGAGCTCTTCCACCGCGCGGAGATCGAGCGCGACGAGGACATGCTGAGCCGACTGGCGAGCGTGGGGGAGGCCCTCGGGCGGGTCTTCGAGCGCGATCGCGCGGGCCGGCTCCAACGCCAGCTCCTCCAGACGCAGAAGATGGAGGCGCTCGGACGCCTCACGGGTGGGATCGCGCACGACTTCAACAACCTGCTCACCGTCATTCGCCTGCAGCTCGAGATGATGGGTGAGTCGGAGGCGCTGCCGCCCGAGCTCATCGAGGACCTGGAGCTCGCCCGCGGCGCGGCCGACCGGTCCGCCGATCTCACGCGCCGGCTCCTGACCTTCAGCCGGCAGTCGGTCAGCGAGCCGCGCGTCGTGAGCCTGGCGGAGGTCCTGAAGGATCTCTCGGCCATCATCCGTCGCATCATCGGAGACCGGATCGAGATCGACCTCGCGCTGGGGGACGTGCAGCCCGTCCTCGCGGACGTCGGTCAGCTCGAGCAGGTCGTGATGAACCTGGCCGTCAACGCGCGCGACGCCATGCCGAGGGGAGGCCGGCTGACCATCGCCTCGATGAGCCTGGAGGTGGTCGCGGGCACGCGGCTCACCCGCGCCGGAGCGCGCGCGGGCCGGCACACCGCGCTCGTGGTCTCCGACACCGGCACGGGCATCCCTCGCAGCGTGCGCGACCGCATCTTCGAGCCGTTCTTCACCACCAAGGAGGAGGGCCGCGGCACGGGGCTCGGGCTCTCCACGGTGCACGGGATCGTGCGCCAGCACGGCGGCGCCATCGTGGTCGACTCGGAGGAGGGGCGTGGGACCACCTTCACGATCGTGCTGCCGGTCACCACGGCACCAAACCACGCGAACGATCGCTCGGCCGTGCTTCGCAGCCAGCCGGGCGGCGAGACCATCCTGCTCGTCGACGACGATCTGCTCGTCCGCCGAGCGCTCGTCCGGACGCTCTCCCAGCGAGGCTACGAGGTCATCGCGAGGGGGAGCGCGTCCGAGGCGCTCGAGACGCTCGACTCGGACGTCCCCGTGGACGTGATCCTGAGCGACGTCGTGATGCCCGACGTGACCGGCACCGAGCTCGCCACGCGGGTCGGGGTCACGCACCCGGAGCTGCCGGTCATCTTGATGACCGGGTTCTCTCCCACCGACCTCGGGAGCGATAGCCTGCGGCCTCCCCCGGGCACGGTGATGCTGTCCAAACCATTTGCTCCAGAAGACCTGGCGGCGGCCATTCAACAGGCGCTCTCCTGAGGGGAAGAAGACGATGAACACGACGGAACCCGCGACCCCTTCACGCTCTCTGCCGCGCGTGCTCGTCGTGGACGACGACGAGGCGCAGCTCCGCGCGCTCACGCGGGCGCTCGGCACGAAGGGCTACGAGATCCGGACCGCGAACAGCGCAGCGCGGGCGCTCGAGCAGATCGCCGAGGCGCCGGTCGAGGTCTTGGTCACGGACCTGTCGATGCCCGGCGCGGGAGGAATGGATCTGATCCGCACGATCCGGGAGGTCGATCTGGACCTCCCTGTCATCGTGCTCACGGGACACCCCGATCTGGAGTCGGCGAGCGAGGCCGTGGCGCTGCGCGCCTTCCGGTACTTCACCAAGCCGGTCGACATGGCCGCGCTCGACGAGGCCATCGATCGCGCGGCGACGACGTACCGTTTGGTGAACTTGAAGCGAGACGCCGCGGAGAGCTTCGACGTCGCGGGGGCCCACGTCGACGAGCGGTTCCGCGCGGGGATCGAGGGACTCTGGATGGCCTACCAGCCCATCCTCGACGCCCGGACGGGGCGCATCTACGGGCACGAGGCGCTGGTTCGGACGACAGAGAAGAGCATCCCCCACCCGGGGGTCTTCCTGGAGCTCGCGCGTGGACTGGGGACGGTCCAGCAGCTCGGCCGGATGGTGCGCAGCCGCGTGGCGGCGGACGTTCAGACCAAGGGGCACGAGGGAGCGGTCTTCGTCAACCTCACGGTCGCGGATCTGGTGGATCCGAACCTTTTCGCCACCGAAGCTCCCTTGTCGCGCATCGCCGATCGCGTCGTGCTGGAGCTCACCGAGCGGGAAGGGTTGGACACGGTGCCCGACCTCGCGCGCCGGGTGGAGCGTCTGCGGCAGGTGGGGTACCGCATCGCGGTCGACGACCTCGGTGCTGGCTACTCGGCGTTGAGTTACTTTGCGATGCTAGAGCCGGAGATCGTGAAGCTCGACATGAGCCTCGTGCGCGGGATCCACGAAGCGCCCGTGAAGCGACGCACGGTCGCCTCGCTCACCGACCTGGCACACTCCCTGGGCATCTTGGTGGTGGCCGAGGGCATCGAGACCGTGGAGGAGCACCGCGTGCTGTCCTCGATCGGGGTCGATCACCTCCAGGGCTTTCTGTTCGCCCGTCCGGCGGAGCCGTTCCCGGCCGCCCGTTGGCCCGACCCAGCCTCCTGACGTGGCGCGGATCGGTCTCAAGTTGTCTGCGATGGCGCCGATGAGCTGGTGACATGCCCTCACCCTCCCCCGCGCCCCACGTCCTCGTCGTCGAAGACGACACGCAGCTCGGGCCCTCGCTCGCGCGCTGGCTCGGGCGCAGAGGCTTCGCTTGCACGCTCGAGACCACGGGTGAGGATGGAGTGAAGGCCCTCTCCGAGAGCCCGTTCGACCTCGTGTTGCTCGACCTCGAGCTCCCCGGGATGCACGGGCACGCCGTGCTGCGGCAGCTGGCGCGGACGAGCGGGCCGCCGACCATCGTGATGAGCGGGACCGGCACGATGGACGACGTGATCGAGGCGGTTCGCAACCGCGCGTGCGACTACGTGCGCAAGCCTTTCCACTCCGAGGACCTGCTCAGCGCCATCGATCGCGCGCTCGCGTTGAAGAACGACCGCGCGGCGCGAGCCGATGCGTCGAGTCTCTCGAGAGAGAGCTCGAGCCCGTCCGTCCCGTCCCCGTCCGTGGAGCAGCGGGAGCGGGGGAGGGTGGGGCGACGGATGGCGCAGGTCGCTGTGGATCTGACGCGGGGCAAGCTGAAGCTCCCCGTCCTCGATCCGCGCGTCAGGGCGCTCATGGCCAAGATGAGCGGTTCGAACGATCCGTCGGTGCGAGACGTCGTGGCGGAGGTGCGACACGACGCGACCGCGGTGGCGGCGATCTTGCGAACCGCGAACTCCCCTCTGTATCGCCGGAGAGCGGGCCAGAGCGATCGGCTGGAGGACGCCTGCGTGCGTCTGGGCAACCGGCAGGTGCTCGCGCTCCTCACCGAGCTCCTCGTGGCCGACAGCCTCCGCTGTCGCGAGGAGCCCTTCGCGTCGCTGGGCGAGGCGCTCCGGACCAACGCCGCGGCCACCGCGCAGATCGCCCGCCATCTCGCTCCAGCCGCGCGACTCGATCCGGACGAAGCCCACCTCGCGGCGCTCTTGCACGACCTCGGGGAGCTCGTGCTCCTTCGCCTCCTCGCGGAGCGAGAGTGGGACCGGCCTCCGTCGGCGGAGGCCCTCGGCCACGAGCTCGTTCACTCCCACGAGCGCTTCGGGGGCATCGTCGCGCGCGCCTGGTCTCTGCCCGACACCATCGTTCGCCTGGCGGCGCGTCACCACCGCAAGCCGATCGAGCCCGAGAGCCCCAGCCGAGCGAGGCTGCGGAGGCTGGTGGTCGGGTCCTGGGCGCTCGCGATCGACGCCGGCTTCACGTACCCGGGGGCTCGCCCGAAGGACGAGCGGGAGGAGCTCCGCTCCCTCGGGATCCCATCGCCGCTGATCGCCGAGGCGTCGAAGGCCGCCGTCGCGTGCCGGGAAGGGGACCTCTGAGTCAGGCGTCGTCGCGGGCGTTCCAGCGCGCGAAGGTGCCCAGCAGGTGCACGTCGAAGCCGGCCGCGCGCAAGACGAGATCCGCGCGCGGGGCGTCGGCGCCGTCGCGAGAGTAGACGACGATGGGCCGATCGCGGGGCAGCTCCTCGAGTCGCTCCTGCAGCTCGGTGATCGGGATGTTGATCGCCCCCTGCAGATGCCGGCCCGCGTAGTCCATGTGATGGCTGACGTCGACGAGGATCGCGCCGCGGATCACCAGCCGCATCGCCTGCTCGCCGCTGACCCGGTGGCTGTCCGGCAAGGGATCGTGCCCGGTCGCGTGGATCGACGAGCCACAGCCCACGAGAACGAACGCCAGAACCAACCACAGCCGCCGCATGCATCACCTCCTGCGGCTCGACGCCGCGTAGGGGGTTACGACGGCCCCGATCGGGGCTGAACCAGGTATCAGGTGGGATCGCCCTCAGGAGCGCAGGCGCGCGACCAACGCGTCGAAGCCGGCGTGCGCGCGCACGCTCGCGAGATCCGGGTCGCGCTCGAGGTGATCGGCGTCCGTGTAGCCCGAGTCGATCGCGCGCTCGAGCCACGCCATCGACTCGTTTGGGCGTCCAGCGCGCGCGTGCGAGCAGGCCGCGTTGTAGGCGTCCTCCGGGCTCCCGAAGCGCTCCCAGAGGGTGCGGCCGAGCTCGGCCGCGGCGTCGAAGCGTCCCGCGCGGAAGAGGGAGGCGTCGACCACCGCGCCGCGATCGCGGTCTCGCCCGATCGCGTCTCCCGCCTCCTCGTGGCGTCCGAGCATCGCCAGCGCATAGGCGCGCAGCAGGGCGCGCTCCGCCTCCTCCTCGCGGGGGTCCAGGTCCTCGGCGTCGTCGAGCGCCCGCTCCCACCGCTCCTCTGCGAGGGCCACGAGGCTCGACAGGGCGGGGGAGGGCTCGTGCGTCTCGCGCATGACCTCCACGTTGCGCACGGCGTCGTCGGGATCTCCCGCCAGGAGCTGGGCCCACGCGGCCAGCTCGCGCGCCGTCGCCCGATCGTCCGGCGACTCGAGCCGCGGCAGGACGTGGTGCTCGAGATCCGCGCCGAGCTGCGCCCAGTCCTCCGAGGTCGCGCCGTAGAGGACGCGCGAGACGAGCTTCTCGCCCGGACCGGCCTGCGTCAGCGCGGCGCGGGCGCGCGCGAGCGCCTCGTGGGGTCCGTCGGACCGGGTGAGCGTCCCCTCGAGCGTCCGCGGCGGCGGCTCCTTCTGGAACGCGCGGGCGGCGATCCGGAGCGACGTGGTCAGCAGGAAGCCGGTCCACAGCGTCGTGAGGCTGAAGCCGAACGTGTAGACGATCCACACGAGCAACGGGACGGCGAAGAGGAACGTGACGACGGCCGCTGGCTTGCGGCCGTTTCCGCCCGTGACCCGATCTGCGAGCGCCTCGACCACGTGCCCACCATCCCAGGGCAGCATCGGCAGGAGGTTGATCACGCCCCAGCCGATGTTGACCCAGAGCAGCACGAGGTACGCCCGCTGCACGGCCCAGTGCTGCGACTCGAGGTCGACGAGCAGCCCGAGCGCGAAGACGAGGCCCCCGAGCGCGAAGCCGGCGAACGGCCCCGCCAGGCTGACCCACAGGCGCTGCTTCGCGGTGGGGCTGGGCCCTCGGCCCCACGCGGTGTGGCCCCCCATGCCGTGGAGCGCGATCGAAGGTGAGTAGCCGTAGCGGCGCATGGCCAGGGCGTGGCCCAGCTCGTGCCAGATCACGCCGGTCACGCCGACCGCGACCCAGATGAACATCCCGACGAGCACCTCGGTGGTCCAGCGCTGCTCGCGCGGCGCGCCGAGGATGAGCAACAGCACGAAGAACCAAGGACTCACCTGCAGGGGGAATCCCAGGACCCGCAGCCCACGTTCGGCGTTGGCGCTCACGCCGCGAGTATGCGTCGTGCCGCGCCCGGAGCCACCCTCGCTCGCCGGATGGTGCATCCAGAGAGACGGGGGAGACGCGCGCGGGTTCATCTGTATACTCTCGCCGTCCGCCCACGGCGCGCACTCGGAGGAAACATGAAGAAGCTCGTACCCATTCTCTTCGTCTCGGCGTTCGCCCTAGCTCTCGCGGGGTGCTCGGAGCCCGAGCCGGTGGACGAGACCGTCACCGGCGAGCTGACCGACAGCGACCCTCGAGTCGAGCAGGACGACTCACCCTACGACGAGTACCGGTTCGACGTGGCCGAAGGCTGGACCATCACCGGCGACATGCAGAGCGCGAACTTCGACACCTACCTCTGGCTCATCGACCCGGAGGGTGAGTCGCTCGTCCAGGACGACGACGGCGGCGAAGGCACCAACAGCCGCGTGACCTACACCGCGGCCCAGAGCGGCACCTACACGTTCCGCGCGAACAGCTACAACGGCGAGGGGCGCGGTCAGTACACGCTGCACTTCACGGCCAACCCCGGCCAGTAGATCGCGGCCCAGCGTCGCCCACACGTGAGCCCCGTGGCCTCTGGTCGCGGGGCTCTTCGCGTCGTGGGTCTCGGTCAGGGACGGCGCGCGCGCACCGCGTACTGGTAGGGCAGCTCGGTCTCGAGGATCTCCGCCTCGAACCCGGCCGAGCGGAGCTCCATCAGGACGGCGTGGGCTGCGAGGCGCATGGCCTCGGGCGGGCCGTGTGGGCTGTCCTCGGTGAAGTCGACGACGAGCACGAAGCCCCCCTCGCGTAGGCCGTCGCGCAGGCGGTGCGCGTAGGCGGCGCGGTCTTCGATGTGGTGCCAGGTGTCGACGATCAGCACGCGGTCCACGCCGTCGAGCCCGGGGTCGTCGGGCGCCACCACGCGCGCCTCCACGTTCGTCAGGCCCGCCTCCTCGGCCCGCGTCTGCATGTGCGCGACCATCGCGGGCTCGACGTCGAGCGCGAGCACGCGCCCCTCGGGGCCGACCGCCGGGCTCAGGTGCGGGAGGAAGTAGCCCGTGCCTGCGCCGACGTCGGCCACCGTCATGCCCGGCTCGAGCTCGAGCAGCGTCACCACCTCGGCCGGCCGCTGCCACTCGTCGCGGGCCGGGTCGTCGAAGAGGGCCACGAAGCGCTCGACGTCGGAGAAGTCGTGCGCGTGGCCGGCGTGGCCGCCGTGGCCGCCGTGGTGGTCGTGCTGGCCCGGATGACCGGACGCGTGGTCCTGACCGCCGCCGCAGCCGAGCGCCAGGACCGTCGAGAGCAGGAGCGTCTTCGTCGAAGCGTTCATCGGACCACCGAGAGCTGGGGTTTGGGCGCGTACGCGTGGAGGTGGCCGCTCTCCTCGGCCACGTAGATCCAGCCGCGCTCGTCGACGCGGGTCCAGTCCGGGACCAGCTCGCAGGGGAGGGGCTCTCCGATCGAGTGGCCGTCCGCGACGCGGAGCACGTGCACCGAGGCGCTGGGCACGAAGAGCGCGCCGCCGCGCAGGATGGGCTCGAGGCGCCGCGGCACGTCGTCGGCGACCGGGTG
It includes:
- a CDS encoding PAS domain S-box protein, which produces MGEPTHHLLHLASIVEASDDAIVSQDLEGRVKTWNRGAERLFGYTADEIVGEMLTRVVPPECMEELREILREVREGRSVLRRETVRLRKDGSRVRVALTVSPLITDGTVVGVSGIVRDVTELHRQRTRQALLARASATLGSSLRWEESLTEVVTFIAEWFRGWCLVSLRRGEEVHHVAVAHADPARTAAVRSLASRLVSPLDAPSGIGCVVRTGEPEYLPHIPEEEVEARLGEGRDVDLVRQLKLRAMLIVPLSWGETVHGALSLLSDAESERLSEEDIGLTRELAFHISAAIRNGELYREAEAERRRTRALLESIGHGVYGVDLEGRATFMNETGAALLGFESPEEVIGREMHGLIHHHRVDGSVYPLEDCPIHRAFRSGEAVRVEHEALFRADGTAFPCEYWSSPVFGDDAEIQGAVVSFTDITERRAREDLLGQHARRLQNLWDIDQAILAARDPREIADATASRLTELLERADCVAVLDCVDDRCVQLATRLRGAGEPPALPPSPAPEGLHAGRSLELEDRLDARGDPLSDALAQLGMRAALISPASAGETMEGVLVIASARPGAFAPSDRAIASEVSSQLAIALSQTRLRLALERQNEELEARVEERTRTIEERNAELESFAYSVSHDLRAPLRAMGGFSKALLEDYGDALDEDGRDYAERVVGAAARMDELIQDLLAYSRVARGEIEHADTDLDDVVASAATQLEAQLGARDAELVVERPLGRVWGHRASLAQVFSNLIANAVKFVPAERRPRVRIASERTEAGVEVCVEDNGIGIAPEHTERIFRVFERLHGREAYEGTGVGLAIVRKIMERSGGEVRVVSELGRGSRFILTLPPAERSE
- a CDS encoding response regulator — encoded protein: MTQTILLVEDDENDIILIKRAFKRHRIANSVEVAKDGDAAVAWLTRAEEAGTPPCLVLLDLKLPRRSGLEVLEWMRSRDALRRVPAVMLTSSAEERDIDRAYDLHANSYLVKPVDFDGLVEVAKALEMYWLILNTPPGGKRPGEA
- a CDS encoding response regulator, which produces MSAPTEHVRVLLVEDDADDAKLLARALARNGMELSLQRVETLRDLEAQLEASRPEIVLSDFRLAGFDAGDVIRVVRGVDERLPIIVVSGTIGEEKAVDLLRDGADDFVIKGSWARLVPAMRRELRKARERREGERLKEELRARELRLETFVSQVPAILWTVDEELRFQFAVGGAQSNPGGAARGSSLDQLVTPEEVETVMAAHRRALHGERVSYRFSHNDRVFDAHVQPLTDGRGRRAGVIGVALDVTARVHAERALEREQRASALLQETASAANAASTVREVLPIALEIACRHTGWEFGHVLVVTEDEQTLVSSGVVHPPDASPEFAEVCLRIRFGFGQGLIGTVAATREPLWWVRPDAEKGYLRGREVDDAGFRATVATPILVGDRVVAVMELFHRAEIERDEDMLSRLASVGEALGRVFERDRAGRLQRQLLQTQKMEALGRLTGGIAHDFNNLLTVIRLQLEMMGESEALPPELIEDLELARGAADRSADLTRRLLTFSRQSVSEPRVVSLAEVLKDLSAIIRRIIGDRIEIDLALGDVQPVLADVGQLEQVVMNLAVNARDAMPRGGRLTIASMSLEVVAGTRLTRAGARAGRHTALVVSDTGTGIPRSVRDRIFEPFFTTKEEGRGTGLGLSTVHGIVRQHGGAIVVDSEEGRGTTFTIVLPVTTAPNHANDRSAVLRSQPGGETILLVDDDLLVRRALVRTLSQRGYEVIARGSASEALETLDSDVPVDVILSDVVMPDVTGTELATRVGVTHPELPVILMTGFSPTDLGSDSLRPPPGTVMLSKPFAPEDLAAAIQQALS
- a CDS encoding EAL domain-containing protein; the protein is MNTTEPATPSRSLPRVLVVDDDEAQLRALTRALGTKGYEIRTANSAARALEQIAEAPVEVLVTDLSMPGAGGMDLIRTIREVDLDLPVIVLTGHPDLESASEAVALRAFRYFTKPVDMAALDEAIDRAATTYRLVNLKRDAAESFDVAGAHVDERFRAGIEGLWMAYQPILDARTGRIYGHEALVRTTEKSIPHPGVFLELARGLGTVQQLGRMVRSRVAADVQTKGHEGAVFVNLTVADLVDPNLFATEAPLSRIADRVVLELTEREGLDTVPDLARRVERLRQVGYRIAVDDLGAGYSALSYFAMLEPEIVKLDMSLVRGIHEAPVKRRTVASLTDLAHSLGILVVAEGIETVEEHRVLSSIGVDHLQGFLFARPAEPFPAARWPDPAS
- a CDS encoding HDOD domain-containing protein, producing MPSPSPAPHVLVVEDDTQLGPSLARWLGRRGFACTLETTGEDGVKALSESPFDLVLLDLELPGMHGHAVLRQLARTSGPPTIVMSGTGTMDDVIEAVRNRACDYVRKPFHSEDLLSAIDRALALKNDRAARADASSLSRESSSPSVPSPSVEQRERGRVGRRMAQVAVDLTRGKLKLPVLDPRVRALMAKMSGSNDPSVRDVVAEVRHDATAVAAILRTANSPLYRRRAGQSDRLEDACVRLGNRQVLALLTELLVADSLRCREEPFASLGEALRTNAAATAQIARHLAPAARLDPDEAHLAALLHDLGELVLLRLLAEREWDRPPSAEALGHELVHSHERFGGIVARAWSLPDTIVRLAARHHRKPIEPESPSRARLRRLVVGSWALAIDAGFTYPGARPKDEREELRSLGIPSPLIAEASKAAVACREGDL
- a CDS encoding rhodanese-like domain-containing protein: MRRLWLVLAFVLVGCGSSIHATGHDPLPDSHRVSGEQAMRLVIRGAILVDVSHHMDYAGRHLQGAINIPITELQERLEELPRDRPIVVYSRDGADAPRADLVLRAAGFDVHLLGTFARWNARDDA
- a CDS encoding PPC domain-containing protein — its product is MKKLVPILFVSAFALALAGCSEPEPVDETVTGELTDSDPRVEQDDSPYDEYRFDVAEGWTITGDMQSANFDTYLWLIDPEGESLVQDDDGGEGTNSRVTYTAAQSGTYTFRANSYNGEGRGQYTLHFTANPGQ
- a CDS encoding methyltransferase domain-containing protein, encoding MNASTKTLLLSTVLALGCGGGQDHASGHPGQHDHHGGHGGHAGHAHDFSDVERFVALFDDPARDEWQRPAEVVTLLELEPGMTVADVGAGTGYFLPHLSPAVGPEGRVLALDVEPAMVAHMQTRAEEAGLTNVEARVVAPDDPGLDGVDRVLIVDTWHHIEDRAAYAHRLRDGLREGGFVLVVDFTEDSPHGPPEAMRLAAHAVLMELRSAGFEAEILETELPYQYAVRARRP